One genomic window of Proteiniborus sp. DW1 includes the following:
- the cas1b gene encoding type I-B CRISPR-associated endonuclease Cas1b: MGETFYILKDGDLRRKDNSVVIKSLDGNEKNLKAEVTDEIYLFGEVSLNTKLLNFISQKGIILHVFNYYGFYSGSYYPRETNISGYLSVQQVRVYDNDEKRLMIAKEILKAASYNIYRNLRYYNGRGINIEEPMRSIDSLIKKLDHTKSINELMGVEGNIRKTYYSTWNSIVKQDINFEKRVKRPPDNMINSLISFVNSLIYTTVLSEIYKTQLNPTISFLHEPGTKRFSLCLDIAEVFKPLIGDRMIFSILNKNQITEEDFEKESNFVYLKESGKKKILIEYDKRLEQTIAHKDLGRDVSYRYLIRLECYKLIKHIIGEKEYTGFKIWW, translated from the coding sequence TTGGGAGAAACCTTTTATATTTTAAAAGATGGAGATTTAAGACGAAAAGATAATAGTGTAGTTATTAAGAGTTTGGATGGGAATGAAAAAAATCTCAAGGCAGAAGTTACAGATGAGATATATCTCTTTGGTGAAGTAAGTCTTAATACGAAATTATTGAATTTTATATCTCAAAAGGGCATTATACTTCATGTATTTAATTATTACGGGTTTTATAGTGGTAGCTATTATCCTAGAGAAACAAACATAAGTGGATATTTATCAGTCCAGCAAGTACGAGTGTATGATAATGATGAAAAAAGATTGATGATTGCTAAAGAGATATTGAAAGCAGCATCTTACAATATCTATAGAAATCTCAGATATTATAATGGAAGAGGAATTAACATAGAAGAACCAATGAGAAGTATTGATAGTTTAATAAAAAAGCTAGATCATACTAAGTCTATTAATGAACTTATGGGAGTGGAAGGGAATATTAGAAAAACATATTATTCTACTTGGAATAGTATTGTAAAACAGGATATAAACTTTGAGAAAAGAGTAAAGAGACCACCCGATAATATGATTAACTCTTTGATTTCCTTTGTAAATAGTCTTATATACACGACAGTTTTATCTGAAATATACAAAACTCAATTAAATCCAACAATAAGTTTCCTTCATGAACCAGGCACAAAAAGATTTTCACTTTGCTTAGATATAGCAGAAGTATTTAAGCCATTAATTGGAGATAGAATGATATTTTCGATACTAAACAAAAATCAAATTACAGAAGAGGATTTTGAGAAAGAATCTAACTTTGTGTATTTAAAAGAATCTGGAAAAAAGAAAATACTAATAGAGTACGATAAGCGACTTGAGCAAACCATAGCTCATAAAGACTTAGGGCGGGATGTTTCTTACAGATATCTTATTAGGTTAGAATGCTATAAATTAATTAAACATATTATAGGTGAGAAAGAATATACTGGATTTAAAATTTGGTGGTGA
- the cas2 gene encoding CRISPR-associated endonuclease Cas2, which translates to MYIVLMYDIMMDEGGARVQRNIFKICKKYLTHIQMSVFEGNLTELNLMKLKIELGKYIRDNKDSLIIFKSRDERWLTKEFLGLKDDKTSNFF; encoded by the coding sequence ATGTATATAGTGTTAATGTATGATATAATGATGGATGAAGGAGGAGCACGAGTTCAGAGAAACATCTTTAAAATATGCAAAAAATATTTGACTCACATACAAATGTCAGTATTTGAAGGAAATCTAACAGAACTTAATTTAATGAAGCTAAAAATAGAGTTAGGTAAATATATTAGAGATAATAAAGATTCTCTTATTATATTCAAAAGCCGGGATGAAAGATGGTTGACTAAAGAATTTTTAGGACTAAAAGATGATAAAACATCAAATTTTTTTTGA